Proteins found in one Perca fluviatilis chromosome 9, GENO_Pfluv_1.0, whole genome shotgun sequence genomic segment:
- the mob3a gene encoding MOB kinase activator 3A, translated as MSMALKQVFNKDRTFRPKRKFEPGTQRFDLHKKAQASLNAGLDLKQAVQLPHGEGLNDWVAVHVVDFFNRINLIYGTISDSCTDQTCPVMSGGPKYEYRWQDEHKYKKPTALSAPKYMSLLMDWIEVQINNENIFPTNVGTPFPKTFMQVAKKILSRLFRVFVHVYIHHFDRVSQMGAEAHVNTCYKHFYYFVTEFNLTDHKELEPLKEMTSRMCH; from the exons ATGTCCATGGCCCTGAAACAAGTCTTCAACAAAGACAGGACATTCCGGCCCAAGCGCAAGTTTGAGCCCGGGACACAGCGCTTCGACCTGCACAAGAAGGCCCAGGCGTCTCTGAACGCAGGGCTAGACCTGAAGCAGGCCGTGCAGCTGCCCCATGGCGAGGGCCTCAATGACTGGGTGGCCGTCCACGTGGTAGACTTCTTCAACCGCATCAACCTCATCTACGGCACCATTAGCGACTCCTGCACCGATCAAACCTGCCCCGTCATGTCCGGTGGGCCCAAGTACGAATACCGCTGGCAGGACGAGCACAAGTACAAGAAGCCGACGGCACTGTCGGCCCCCAAATACATGAGCCTGCTCATGGATTGGATTGAGGTACAAATCAACAATGAGAACATCTTCCCCACCAACGTTG GTACTCCCTTCCCTAAGACCTTCATGCAGGTGGCTAAGAAGATTTTGTCTCGTCTGTTCCGGGTGTTTGTCCACGTCTACATCCACCACTTTGACCGCGTGAGCCAGATGGGGGCCGAGGCTCACGTCAATACCTGCTACAAGCATTTCTATTACTTTGTTACCGAGTTCAACCTCACGGACCACAAAGAGCTGGAGCCTCTG AAAGAGATGACCTCTCGAATGTGTCACTGA